From a single Coriobacteriaceae bacterium genomic region:
- the eda gene encoding bifunctional 4-hydroxy-2-oxoglutarate aldolase/2-dehydro-3-deoxy-phosphogluconate aldolase has protein sequence MFDQFYTTLESLGIVPVVVLDKVEDAAPLAHALMAAGMKSAEVTFRTACAAECIAAMAEDEPEMCVGAGTVLTVEQVEQARAAGAKFIVSPGYNEDVVKHCIDIDLPVLPGTVTPSEVTAAVNLGLKVTKFFPAAQYGGLNTIKALAAPFVGHRFMPTGGVSTANVEEYLSSSAIIACGGTWMVKPALFADGDFSKVEQIAREAMDVVKKVRA, from the coding sequence ATGTTCGATCAGTTCTACACCACGCTTGAGTCCCTGGGCATCGTGCCGGTCGTCGTGCTCGACAAGGTCGAGGACGCCGCTCCGCTCGCCCACGCCCTGATGGCCGCCGGCATGAAGTCCGCCGAGGTCACCTTCCGCACCGCTTGCGCTGCCGAGTGCATCGCCGCTATGGCCGAGGACGAGCCCGAGATGTGCGTGGGCGCCGGCACCGTCCTGACTGTCGAGCAGGTTGAGCAGGCCCGTGCCGCCGGTGCCAAGTTCATCGTCTCCCCGGGTTACAACGAGGACGTCGTCAAGCACTGCATCGATATCGACCTGCCTGTGCTGCCCGGTACCGTGACCCCCTCCGAGGTCACCGCTGCCGTCAACCTGGGCCTCAAGGTCACCAAGTTCTTCCCCGCTGCCCAGTACGGCGGCCTCAACACCATCAAGGCCCTCGCCGCGCCGTTTGTCGGTCACCGCTTTATGCCCACCGGCGGCGTGAGCACCGCAAACGTCGAGGAGTACCTGAGCTCCTCCGCCATCATCGCCTGCGGCGGCACCTGGATGGTCAAGCCGGCCCTGTTCGCCGACGGCGACTTCTCCAAGGTCGAGCAAATCGCTCGCGAGGCCATGGATGTCGTCAAGAAGGTCCGCGCCTAA
- a CDS encoding DUF86 domain-containing protein — translation MFARKSDALRAQEILEAIDETTERIKAFGVTEDEFLHADDIKARTLADSLLMCALRVTEEAGKLSEKAQRLHPEIEWRGIVGMRNYLAHDYGNVDRAVVWDAVTSEFPALAAACRQIIEES, via the coding sequence ATGTTCGCCCGTAAATCAGATGCGTTGCGCGCCCAGGAGATTCTCGAGGCGATTGATGAGACGACCGAGAGAATCAAAGCGTTCGGTGTGACGGAAGACGAGTTCCTCCATGCGGATGACATCAAGGCCAGGACACTCGCCGATTCTCTCCTTATGTGTGCCCTCAGGGTGACGGAGGAGGCGGGTAAGCTGTCCGAGAAGGCGCAGCGACTACATCCCGAGATTGAGTGGCGCGGTATAGTGGGGATGCGTAACTATCTTGCCCATGATTACGGCAACGTCGATCGCGCCGTGGTTTGGGACGCGGTGACATCAGAGTTTCCCGCTCTTGCAGCGGCATGCCGACAGATTATCGAGGAATCCTAA
- a CDS encoding HIT family protein has protein sequence MEQHTDCSYCMCGTDNTLVDAFGIPMLGLPASKLILFKEQSHKGRVIVASKQHVDDISCMSEEDAAAFMADVRHVAAALHKAFNPDKINFGAYGDTMHHLHVHIVPKYKSDPFEFGDVFAMNPGRVTLEPAQYDEIAQAIIDNL, from the coding sequence ATGGAACAGCACACCGATTGCTCGTACTGCATGTGCGGGACCGATAACACGCTCGTCGATGCCTTTGGCATCCCCATGCTCGGCCTGCCCGCCAGCAAGCTCATCTTGTTTAAGGAGCAGAGCCACAAGGGCCGCGTGATCGTGGCCTCCAAGCAGCACGTCGATGACATTTCCTGCATGTCCGAGGAGGACGCTGCCGCCTTTATGGCCGATGTCCGCCACGTCGCCGCCGCGCTGCACAAGGCGTTCAACCCCGACAAGATCAACTTTGGTGCCTACGGCGACACCATGCATCACCTGCATGTGCATATCGTCCCCAAGTACAAGAGCGACCCGTTTGAGTTTGGCGACGTGTTTGCCATGAACCCCGGTCGCGTCACGCTCGAGCCGGCTCAGTACGACGAAATCGCCCAGGCAATCATCGACAACCTGTAA
- a CDS encoding RpiB/LacA/LacB family sugar-phosphate isomerase: MKIALINENSQNSKNPMIEAALKKVVEPMGHTVFNYGMYADADSKPLTYVQNGILAAVLLNSGAADYVVTGCGTGEGAMLACNSFPGVLCGHVADPLDAYTFAQVNDGNAVAMPFALKNGWGQELNLEYTFEKLFGFGSGNGYPAERVEPEQRNKKILDGVRAVTMRPLVDVLGEIDQDLVKGALAGEHFQEYFFANATDEAIIAKVKELLGL; the protein is encoded by the coding sequence ATGAAAATCGCTCTCATCAACGAGAACTCCCAGAACTCCAAGAACCCCATGATCGAGGCTGCCCTTAAGAAGGTCGTCGAGCCCATGGGCCACACCGTCTTTAACTACGGTATGTATGCCGATGCCGACTCCAAGCCGCTCACCTACGTTCAGAACGGCATCCTTGCCGCCGTGCTGCTCAACTCCGGCGCTGCCGACTATGTCGTGACCGGCTGCGGCACCGGCGAGGGCGCCATGCTCGCCTGCAACTCCTTCCCCGGTGTGCTCTGCGGCCATGTCGCCGACCCGCTGGATGCCTACACCTTCGCCCAGGTCAACGACGGTAACGCCGTCGCCATGCCCTTCGCCCTCAAGAACGGCTGGGGCCAGGAGCTCAACCTCGAGTACACCTTCGAGAAGCTCTTTGGCTTCGGTTCCGGCAACGGCTATCCTGCCGAGCGTGTTGAGCCCGAGCAGCGCAACAAGAAGATCCTCGACGGCGTCCGCGCTGTGACCATGCGTCCGCTCGTCGACGTCCTGGGCGAGATCGACCAGGATCTGGTCAAGGGCGCCCTGGCTGGCGAGCACTTCCAGGAGTACTTCTTCGCCAACGCCACCGACGAGGCAATCATCGCCAAGGTCAAGGAGCTCCTGGGGCTCTAA
- a CDS encoding ATP-binding protein, translating into MQTNPFKPTAGKTPPTIIGREDVLEEFNEGLVNGPGAPGRLMRIAGVRGTGKTVLLDECSRLAQSRGWTVIKEVATEGLCQRILEQLQPKFQAKHARFEPTVAGISIGSIDIERIGPSLRDAMRQAISKNGNGLLITLDEVQDAELDEVRTLSIAIQQVIGEDLDIAFVFAGLPSMIESVINGKTLTFLRRALPFDLKAVAVTEVSYSLEETIEASGMELQPGIAGQLAEATQGYPFMIQLVGYYAWQLARRAHTTVIGEEEAKRGIATARERFCAMVIEPALQRIPPTCIAYLLSMASLGQTSSTSMVADDLNKTPQQVSSIRSRLLRESIIEAPSYGKVSFAIPYMRDYLNEHKAELEAEL; encoded by the coding sequence ATGCAAACAAACCCTTTTAAGCCCACGGCAGGCAAAACACCTCCCACAATTATCGGCCGCGAAGATGTCCTCGAGGAATTCAATGAAGGCCTCGTCAACGGTCCTGGCGCCCCGGGGCGCCTTATGCGCATAGCCGGCGTCCGCGGAACGGGCAAGACGGTCCTCCTTGACGAGTGCTCACGTTTGGCGCAAAGCCGTGGCTGGACGGTCATAAAAGAAGTCGCAACCGAAGGACTTTGTCAGCGCATTCTCGAGCAGCTGCAGCCCAAATTCCAGGCCAAACACGCCAGATTTGAGCCCACCGTAGCTGGCATATCCATCGGCAGCATAGACATTGAGCGAATCGGTCCATCGCTGCGCGACGCCATGAGGCAGGCTATATCCAAGAATGGAAATGGCCTGCTCATCACCCTCGACGAGGTTCAAGACGCAGAGCTCGATGAGGTCCGAACGCTCTCCATTGCGATTCAACAGGTTATCGGCGAAGACCTTGATATCGCCTTTGTTTTTGCGGGGCTGCCTTCGATGATAGAAAGTGTCATCAACGGAAAGACACTTACGTTTTTGCGCCGCGCCCTCCCCTTTGATCTGAAGGCTGTGGCAGTAACCGAAGTGTCGTACTCCCTCGAAGAAACCATTGAAGCGTCTGGCATGGAGCTGCAACCAGGTATTGCCGGCCAACTTGCCGAGGCAACGCAAGGCTACCCCTTTATGATTCAGCTCGTTGGATATTACGCATGGCAACTGGCACGACGCGCCCATACAACTGTAATTGGAGAGGAAGAGGCAAAGCGAGGCATCGCAACAGCACGCGAACGCTTCTGCGCAATGGTGATTGAGCCCGCGCTGCAGCGCATTCCGCCCACGTGCATCGCTTATCTGCTGAGCATGGCGTCCTTAGGGCAGACGAGCTCGACCAGCATGGTTGCCGATGACTTAAACAAGACACCTCAACAGGTAAGTTCCATCCGCAGTCGTCTGCTGAGAGAGTCGATCATTGAGGCGCCCTCGTACGGCAAGGTCTCATTTGCCATCCCCTACATGCGCGACTACCTCAACGAACACAAAGCCGAACTGGAAGCTGAACTGTAG
- a CDS encoding FCD domain-containing protein, which produces MRGEIRCVRALLHVVTLNGGNLVVPRLMGVLKASVPLFIDVTGKKLVEETIRTHRGVADAIEARNPTAAHDAMYLHLVYNRNMIAEGAMAKSE; this is translated from the coding sequence ATGAGAGGAGAAATTCGATGCGTACGGGCGCTACTCCATGTAGTCACCCTGAATGGCGGCAACCTCGTCGTTCCCCGCCTGATGGGCGTGCTCAAGGCATCCGTTCCCCTCTTTATCGACGTTACGGGCAAAAAGCTCGTCGAGGAGACCATCCGCACGCACCGCGGCGTGGCCGACGCCATCGAGGCGCGCAACCCCACCGCCGCGCACGACGCCATGTATCTGCACCTGGTCTACAACCGCAACATGATCGCGGAAGGCGCGATGGCGAAAAGCGAGTAA
- a CDS encoding GntR family transcriptional regulator: MEQHQHYQSLQDQAYNALRSKIIYAELKPGTRLSAIGLEKETGIGRTPIRESFVRLREQELVETRPKSGTYVSKISMERAENACFLREKLERSVLIKCCSAATPDQKRQLEQILAESESLDHSETRRFFDLDNLFHETCFEIAGRHMLWDWMKSINTHFERYNWLRAVSQDLDWEPIRRQHRRILEAIKEGDTDTASYLAETHLHLMPEEQGPVIALHPDYFELPKDSSI; this comes from the coding sequence ATGGAACAGCACCAGCATTATCAGAGTCTGCAAGATCAGGCGTACAACGCATTGCGCTCCAAGATCATCTATGCCGAGCTCAAGCCCGGTACACGCCTTTCGGCGATTGGTCTGGAAAAGGAGACGGGGATCGGGCGTACACCCATCCGCGAGTCCTTTGTGCGCCTGCGCGAGCAAGAGCTGGTGGAAACGCGCCCCAAGAGCGGCACCTATGTCTCAAAGATCAGCATGGAGCGTGCCGAGAACGCCTGCTTTTTGCGCGAGAAGCTCGAGAGAAGCGTGCTGATCAAATGCTGCTCGGCCGCCACGCCTGATCAAAAGCGCCAGCTTGAGCAGATTCTCGCCGAGTCCGAGTCGCTCGACCACAGCGAGACGCGTCGCTTCTTTGACCTGGACAACCTGTTCCACGAGACGTGCTTTGAGATTGCCGGTCGCCACATGCTGTGGGATTGGATGAAGAGCATCAACACGCATTTTGAGCGATATAACTGGCTGCGCGCGGTGTCGCAGGATCTGGATTGGGAGCCGATTCGTCGGCAGCATCGTCGAATTCTTGAGGCCATTAAGGAGGGCGACACTGATACAGCGAGCTATCTGGCAGAGACTCACCTGCATCTGATGCCCGAAGAGCAGGGCCCAGTTATCGCCTTGCATCCCGATTACTTTGAGCTGCCCAAAGACTCGTCCATCTAA
- a CDS encoding DUF6198 family protein, which produces MRPLIIMNGEKIDWCHTVIRMLMYLAGVATLALGMSIQTASGLGVAALTCFATTLSMLTGKTLGFWITATYVAYIAAQAAILRREFQPRILLELFFSTLIGGFTDFFMNVNPLHPTALPAQVVTMLLSLAITAFGVSLVVNMGVVPNAPDGLVQVIAEKLKCRFGDVKVVFDCSHVAASLALSLVFMHNLGGFGVTTAISALFLGHVINVANKLFAQRFIRAAFGK; this is translated from the coding sequence ATGCGACCGCTCATCATTATGAATGGCGAGAAGATCGATTGGTGCCATACCGTCATCAGGATGTTGATGTATTTAGCAGGCGTCGCGACGCTCGCCCTCGGCATGAGCATCCAGACTGCGTCGGGCCTAGGCGTGGCAGCGCTTACCTGTTTTGCCACGACGCTGTCCATGCTCACCGGCAAGACGCTCGGCTTTTGGATTACCGCGACCTATGTCGCCTACATTGCCGCACAGGCAGCCATCTTGCGCCGCGAGTTTCAGCCGCGCATTTTGCTCGAGCTCTTTTTCTCAACGCTGATCGGCGGCTTTACCGATTTCTTTATGAACGTTAACCCTCTGCACCCCACCGCGCTGCCGGCACAGGTCGTAACCATGCTGCTCTCGCTTGCCATCACCGCGTTTGGCGTAAGCCTCGTCGTCAATATGGGCGTCGTTCCCAACGCACCCGACGGCTTGGTACAGGTCATTGCCGAAAAGCTCAAATGCCGCTTTGGCGATGTGAAGGTCGTATTCGATTGCTCGCACGTCGCCGCCTCGCTCGCGCTGTCGCTGGTCTTTATGCACAACCTGGGCGGCTTTGGCGTCACGACCGCCATCTCGGCACTGTTCCTGGGCCATGTCATCAACGTCGCCAATAAGCTCTTCGCCCAGCGCTTTATCCGCGCGGCCTTTGGAAAATAG
- a CDS encoding gluconate 5-dehydrogenase, with product MSDLMDSFRLDGKVALVTGATYGIGMAIAEALGEAGAKIAFNARHADKVAEAEKHYRELGFEAHGYVADVTDEAVVAELVAKIEADFGTTPDILVNNAGVIQRTPMLDMSAEDFRRVVDIDLNAPFIVSKACLPGMIAKGHGKIINICSMMSELGRETIAGYAAAKGGLKMLTKNICSEFGEANIQCNGIGPGYIATPQTAPLRETQPDGSRHPFDQFIIAKTPAARWGTPEDLKGPAVFLASDASNFVNGHILYVDGGILAYIGKQPQ from the coding sequence ATGTCTGATCTTATGGACAGCTTCCGCCTGGATGGCAAGGTCGCACTCGTGACCGGCGCCACCTACGGCATTGGCATGGCCATTGCCGAGGCGCTCGGCGAGGCCGGCGCCAAGATCGCCTTTAACGCCCGCCACGCCGACAAGGTCGCCGAGGCCGAGAAGCACTACCGCGAGCTGGGCTTTGAGGCTCACGGCTACGTGGCCGATGTCACTGACGAGGCCGTCGTCGCCGAGCTCGTCGCCAAGATCGAGGCCGATTTTGGCACCACGCCCGACATCCTGGTCAACAATGCAGGTGTTATCCAGCGCACCCCCATGCTCGACATGAGCGCCGAGGACTTCCGCCGTGTCGTCGACATCGACCTCAATGCGCCGTTTATCGTGTCCAAGGCCTGCCTGCCCGGTATGATCGCCAAAGGCCACGGCAAGATCATCAACATCTGCTCCATGATGAGCGAGCTCGGCCGCGAGACCATCGCCGGCTATGCCGCCGCCAAGGGCGGACTCAAGATGCTCACCAAGAACATCTGCTCTGAGTTTGGCGAGGCCAATATCCAGTGCAACGGCATTGGGCCCGGCTACATCGCCACCCCGCAGACCGCACCGCTGCGCGAGACGCAGCCCGATGGCAGCCGTCACCCGTTTGACCAGTTCATCATTGCCAAGACGCCGGCCGCCCGTTGGGGCACGCCCGAGGATCTGAAGGGCCCCGCCGTGTTCTTGGCTTCCGATGCATCGAACTTCGTCAACGGCCACATCCTCTACGTCGACGGCGGCATCCTCGCCTACATCGGCAAGCAGCCGCAATAA
- a CDS encoding type II toxin-antitoxin system RelB/DinJ family antitoxin, which produces MSASVLSVRVDASIKESFAELCEELGMTSSVAVNMFMRQMLRERSLPFTPSLSVKRDEAKTDVLTVAEIRDAVARAAGTRKAIRSVTLFGSYARRDANTDSDIDLRIEVDSDATFGLFALSSFAEEIKEATGKQVDVVSSEHLREDIAHAIEREGVVLYVRP; this is translated from the coding sequence ATGAGTGCTTCAGTTTTGAGCGTCCGTGTTGATGCATCAATTAAGGAATCGTTTGCCGAGCTCTGCGAGGAGCTCGGCATGACGTCTTCCGTGGCGGTCAACATGTTCATGCGTCAGATGCTGCGGGAGCGGTCGCTTCCATTTACCCCTTCTCTTTCAGTCAAACGGGACGAGGCGAAGACCGACGTTTTGACCGTTGCTGAAATCAGGGATGCCGTTGCTCGCGCGGCGGGTACTCGAAAGGCGATTCGGTCGGTCACGTTGTTCGGCTCGTATGCTCGACGTGACGCAAATACCGATAGCGATATCGACCTGCGTATAGAGGTCGATTCCGATGCGACATTTGGGTTATTCGCTCTTTCCTCGTTCGCGGAGGAGATCAAAGAGGCAACAGGCAAGCAGGTCGACGTCGTTTCGAGCGAACACTTGCGAGAAGACATTGCGCATGCCATCGAGAGGGAGGGTGTGGTGCTGTATGTTCGCCCGTAA
- a CDS encoding putative DNA binding domain-containing protein, with protein sequence MVVREGPTVEYKESVTPTFLKTVSAYANYGTGKIEFGVNDEGIAVGLADPVAECLRIENMINDSLDPAPRYSLEPDEKHGTVILTVYEGQDKPYRSKGKAYRRNDSATVEVDRFEYGRLTLEGSNVTFDALASARQDLSFHTLEHKCVEHLGISELTPDIMRTLRLLGKDGYTNAAAILADKNDFPGIDCVRFGDTEDVILDRETATGLSAIEQVDRAVAMFARYYRYERIEGMERVQTDRIPLEAFREAVANALVHRTWDVRANVQIALYDDRVVVTSPGPLPAGLTTEQYLYGQISVLRNPIVAEVFLKLDYIEKFGTGIARIRRAYRDSLSQPVFDVRGGMVAVTLPVIDAFEGSEEEVQVLKALSGGRILSRGEIEQQTGLSRTRTLTALESLLNRNSIVRRGTGRATKYERA encoded by the coding sequence ATGGTTGTTAGAGAGGGCCCTACAGTCGAATACAAGGAAAGCGTTACGCCGACGTTTCTTAAAACGGTGAGCGCCTATGCAAACTACGGGACGGGCAAGATTGAGTTTGGCGTTAATGACGAGGGTATTGCCGTCGGTCTTGCAGATCCGGTTGCTGAATGTCTGCGCATCGAAAATATGATTAATGACAGCTTGGATCCCGCGCCCCGTTACTCGCTTGAGCCCGATGAGAAACACGGGACCGTAATCCTTACGGTTTATGAGGGCCAGGACAAACCCTATCGAAGCAAGGGAAAGGCCTACAGACGAAACGATTCGGCGACGGTGGAGGTCGACCGGTTTGAGTATGGCAGGCTGACGCTCGAAGGCAGCAACGTAACGTTCGACGCGCTCGCGTCGGCTCGCCAGGACTTGAGTTTTCACACGCTTGAGCATAAGTGTGTTGAACACCTCGGCATTTCCGAGCTAACGCCGGATATCATGCGTACGCTCCGCTTGCTCGGCAAGGATGGCTATACCAATGCCGCGGCGATTTTGGCGGATAAGAATGATTTTCCGGGCATTGACTGCGTCCGTTTTGGCGATACCGAGGATGTGATCTTGGATCGCGAGACGGCGACAGGTCTATCCGCAATTGAGCAGGTGGACAGGGCGGTTGCTATGTTTGCACGCTACTACCGTTATGAACGTATCGAGGGGATGGAACGCGTCCAAACCGATCGAATTCCTCTTGAGGCGTTCCGCGAAGCTGTCGCAAACGCTTTGGTGCATCGGACATGGGACGTTCGGGCGAACGTTCAAATTGCCCTGTACGACGATCGCGTCGTTGTGACTTCACCCGGACCGCTGCCCGCCGGTTTGACGACGGAACAATACCTGTATGGGCAGATATCCGTGCTCAGAAACCCAATTGTCGCTGAGGTCTTTCTAAAGCTGGATTACATCGAGAAATTTGGTACGGGAATCGCGCGAATCAGGCGTGCGTATCGAGATTCTTTGAGCCAGCCGGTATTTGATGTTCGCGGCGGCATGGTGGCCGTCACATTGCCCGTTATCGATGCCTTTGAAGGGTCTGAGGAAGAGGTCCAGGTTCTCAAGGCTTTGTCAGGCGGACGAATACTGTCGCGGGGCGAGATTGAGCAACAGACAGGATTGAGCCGCACGCGCACGTTGACGGCGCTTGAATCTTTGCTCAACCGAAACTCGATCGTAAGGCGGGGGACAGGACGCGCCACGAAATACGAGCGCGCATAG